A genomic segment from Actinoplanes sichuanensis encodes:
- a CDS encoding DUF3566 domain-containing protein, producing MPETQAKSGGPGTSATPDDAAKKDAAAPAGRESTGRASVPADAPSPPKFTRAPGMAPPPGEPAAGNTDGADPKRPGVQPPVKGSASVPVVTKGKGAAPGTTSGRTPVAPPAASPSNPQRPTTPPAPQATAPGAAKQRTGSTPAAGGAAAVGAARVSEAVRSARSTVSSAAARGPRRARLNLKRIDPWSVMKFSFAVSIVLFIVVVVATSVLYLALDTMGVWSSVNGNLQELVTASGGTEGSTTSAFRITAWGVIGTSMLIGAVNVVLFTALATLGAFIYNVCADLVGGIELTLAERD from the coding sequence ATGCCGGAGACACAGGCGAAGTCGGGGGGCCCCGGGACCTCAGCGACTCCGGACGATGCGGCGAAGAAAGACGCTGCCGCACCGGCTGGTCGCGAGAGCACAGGGCGCGCCTCTGTCCCCGCCGATGCCCCGTCCCCGCCGAAGTTCACCAGGGCGCCGGGTATGGCCCCGCCGCCCGGTGAGCCGGCCGCCGGCAACACCGACGGCGCCGACCCCAAACGCCCAGGCGTGCAGCCACCGGTGAAGGGCTCGGCCTCGGTGCCGGTCGTCACCAAGGGCAAGGGTGCCGCTCCGGGGACGACCTCTGGGCGTACCCCGGTGGCTCCTCCCGCCGCGTCCCCCAGTAACCCGCAGCGGCCCACCACCCCGCCGGCGCCGCAAGCGACCGCACCCGGAGCTGCGAAGCAGCGCACCGGGTCGACGCCGGCGGCAGGCGGCGCGGCCGCCGTCGGAGCAGCCCGTGTCTCCGAGGCCGTGCGATCGGCTCGTTCCACCGTGTCGTCGGCGGCCGCCCGCGGTCCCCGACGCGCCCGGCTGAACCTGAAGCGCATCGACCCCTGGTCGGTGATGAAGTTCTCGTTCGCCGTGTCGATCGTGCTCTTCATCGTGGTGGTCGTCGCCACCTCGGTGCTCTACCTCGCCCTCGACACGATGGGCGTCTGGAGCTCCGTCAACGGCAACCTCCAGGAGTTGGTCACCGCCAGTGGTGGTACTGAGGGCAGCACCACCAGCGCCTTCCGGATCACCGCCTGGGGCGTCATCGGCACGTCGATGCTGATCGGTGCGGTCAATGTGGTGCTGTTCACCGCACTGGCCACACTGGGTGCGTTCATCTACAACGTTTGCGCCGACCTGGTCGGTGGCATCGAGCTCACGCTGGCCGAACGCGACTGA
- a CDS encoding IS5 family transposase (programmed frameshift): MTVVDRWRVVAGDLTDQDWERLEPLLPSMAPQRGGRWRDHRQVINGILWRVENGAKWEEIPDRYGPAKTCYDRFARWEQDGTWARIEKYLQAEADAAGDLDWRAQVDSTIVRAHQHAAGARKGGSRADSRAAQGMGRSRGGLTTKLHLLADGRGRSLVRRLTPGQASDTRELVPLLDNVAVARPGGVGRPRKRLDHLTADKAYGSKANRRSLKARRIPHTIPERDDVRRSRARKGSRGGRPPNFNAQRYKDRNQVERAFNRLKQFRAVATRYDKLKDRYEATVTVASIMIWLRAKPDRSRP; the protein is encoded by the exons ATGACTGTGGTCGATCGTTGGCGTGTTGTGGCTGGTGATTTGACTGATCAGGACTGGGAGCGGCTGGAGCCGTTGTTGCCGTCCATGGCGCCGCAGCGTGGTGGTCGGTGGCGTGATCATCGGCAGGTGATCAACGGGATCCTGTGGCGCGTCGAGAACGGCGCGAAGTGGGAGGAGATCCCGGATCGGTACGGTCCGGCGAAGACTTGTTACGACCGGTTCGCCCGGTGGGAGCAGGACGGCACTTGGGCACGTATCGAGAAGTATCTGCAGGCGGAGGCCGACGCGGCCGGTGATCTCGACTGGCGTGCGCAGGTCGACTCCACCATCGTGCGGGCGCACCAGCATGCCGCCGGGGCCCGTAAAGGGGGT AGCAGGGCGGATTCGCGGGCAGCCCAAGGGATGGGTCGCTCGCGAGGAGGACTGACCACCAAACTGCATCTGCTTGCTGATGGACGCGGCCGCAGTCTGGTCAGACGGCTCACACCCGGGCAGGCCTCCGACACCCGGGAACTGGTGCCGTTGCTCGACAACGTCGCGGTGGCCCGGCCCGGAGGTGTCGGCCGCCCCCGCAAGCGTCTTGATCATCTGACCGCTGACAAGGCGTACGGGTCGAAGGCCAACCGGCGTTCGCTGAAGGCCCGGCGGATCCCGCACACCATCCCGGAACGCGATGATGTGCGCAGAAGCCGCGCCAGGAAGGGTTCCCGCGGCGGGCGGCCGCCGAACTTCAACGCACAGCGGTACAAGGACCGTAACCAGGTCGAACGGGCATTCAATCGGCTCAAGCAGTTCCGGGCCGTCGCGACCAGGTACGACAAGCTCAAAGACCGTTACGAGGCAACGGTAACCGTCGCCTCGATCATGATCTGGCTCCGCGCTAAACCGGACCGGAGCCGACCATGA
- a CDS encoding SufE family protein, which produces MTDMPPKLAEIVDEFATAPRDVVLEMLLEFADAVPALPADLAGHEGMEQVPECQTQFFLKATVQPDGSVVSLFDCPPEAPTTRAFAGILAEGLAGASAAEVLAVPDDLYSRMGLAQAISPLRVRGGTAILARLKRQVAEQSAPLGAE; this is translated from the coding sequence GTGACTGACATGCCGCCGAAACTGGCTGAGATCGTCGATGAGTTCGCGACCGCACCCCGTGACGTCGTGCTGGAGATGCTGCTGGAGTTCGCCGATGCGGTGCCCGCGCTGCCAGCGGATCTGGCCGGCCACGAGGGCATGGAGCAGGTTCCGGAGTGTCAGACGCAGTTCTTCCTGAAGGCGACCGTGCAGCCGGACGGCAGTGTGGTGTCGCTCTTCGACTGCCCGCCCGAGGCGCCGACCACGCGGGCGTTTGCCGGCATTCTGGCCGAGGGCCTGGCCGGCGCGTCCGCGGCGGAGGTTCTGGCCGTACCAGATGATCTTTATTCTCGGATGGGTCTTGCTCAGGCGATCAGTCCGTTGCGGGTCCGCGGCGGGACGGCGATTCTGGCCCGTCTCAAACGGCAGGTGGCCGAGCAGTCCGCCCCGCTCGGGGCGGAGTGA
- a CDS encoding sulfurtransferase, whose product MSVPNDPAQALQAYAHPDKLVTTEWLAANLDTPGLVVVESDEDVLLYDTGHIPGAVKVDWHLELNDQVTRDYLDPATFAELCAAKGIGRDDTIVFYGDNFNWWAAYALWVFSLFGHRDVRLLDGGRQKWAAEGRTLTRDKTVRPAADYPAPVRNDAEIRAFRDQVMGHISSGRPLVDVRSPQEYTGELTHMEAYPQEGALRGGHIPGAVSKPWKSAANDDGSFKPHDELIKIYRDELGLESADDIIAYCRIGERSSHTWFVLRYLLGYPQVRNYDGSWTEWGNLVRAPIAKGSEPGGLS is encoded by the coding sequence ATGTCCGTTCCGAACGATCCGGCGCAGGCGCTTCAGGCGTACGCGCACCCTGACAAACTGGTCACCACCGAGTGGCTCGCCGCCAATCTGGACACCCCCGGCCTGGTCGTCGTCGAGTCGGACGAAGACGTGTTGCTCTACGACACCGGCCACATCCCCGGGGCCGTCAAGGTCGACTGGCACCTGGAGCTGAACGACCAGGTCACCCGGGACTACCTCGACCCGGCGACGTTCGCCGAACTGTGTGCCGCCAAAGGCATCGGCCGGGACGACACGATCGTCTTCTACGGCGACAACTTCAACTGGTGGGCGGCGTACGCGCTGTGGGTCTTCAGTCTCTTCGGCCACCGCGACGTGCGGCTGCTCGACGGCGGCCGGCAGAAGTGGGCGGCTGAGGGGCGCACCCTGACCAGGGACAAGACGGTCCGCCCGGCAGCCGACTACCCGGCTCCGGTCCGCAACGACGCCGAGATCCGCGCCTTTCGCGACCAGGTGATGGGCCACATCTCCAGCGGACGGCCGCTGGTCGACGTGCGCTCCCCGCAGGAGTACACGGGTGAGCTGACCCACATGGAGGCTTATCCACAGGAAGGCGCGCTGCGCGGTGGGCACATCCCGGGCGCGGTGAGCAAACCGTGGAAGTCGGCGGCCAACGACGACGGCTCGTTCAAACCCCATGACGAGCTGATCAAGATCTACCGGGACGAGCTGGGCCTGGAGTCGGCGGACGACATCATCGCCTACTGCCGGATCGGCGAGCGGTCCAGCCACACCTGGTTCGTGCTGCGCTACCTGCTCGGTTATCCACAGGTCCGCAACTACGACGGCTCCTGGACGGAATGGGGCAATCTGGTTCGTGCGCCGATCGCGAAGGGGTCGGAGCCCGGCGGGCTCAGCTGA
- a CDS encoding RNA polymerase sigma factor, which translates to MRRRRQRPIPPVSEQSSDAELLRAVAAGQTAALRLLHHRHAGWLRARLRRRCADPDVVDAAIQDTFVAVWKDAQRYEETSADPAAWLWTIAVRRLLSTLRGPAHRWLSGPADELPDVATVPSAEELVLLGVEHGALGPALDRLSPELRRLIEATALDGLSVREAAKLLGIPEGTAKTRLMRARTRLRELLT; encoded by the coding sequence GTGCGACGGAGAAGACAGCGACCGATACCCCCGGTCAGCGAGCAGAGCAGCGATGCCGAGCTGCTGCGGGCCGTCGCCGCCGGGCAGACGGCGGCGCTGCGGCTGCTGCACCACAGGCATGCCGGCTGGCTTCGCGCCCGGCTGCGCCGGCGATGCGCCGACCCCGATGTGGTCGACGCCGCGATTCAGGACACGTTCGTCGCGGTCTGGAAAGACGCCCAGCGGTACGAGGAGACGTCCGCCGATCCTGCGGCCTGGCTCTGGACCATCGCCGTCCGGCGCCTCCTCTCGACGTTGCGCGGGCCGGCCCATCGCTGGTTGAGCGGCCCCGCCGACGAGCTGCCCGATGTCGCCACCGTGCCGTCCGCCGAGGAGCTGGTGCTGCTCGGCGTCGAGCACGGCGCCCTGGGCCCGGCCCTCGACCGGCTCTCCCCCGAGCTTCGCCGCCTGATCGAGGCGACGGCGCTCGACGGGCTCTCCGTCCGCGAGGCGGCGAAACTGCTCGGCATCCCCGAGGGCACCGCGAAAACCCGCCTCATGCGCGCCCGGACCAGGCTGAGGGAGCTGCTCACATGA
- a CDS encoding CBS domain-containing protein gives MVRLVADAMTRRVVYLPEDTPLDEAAQVMSDQGIGDVVVTQGPTMAGIVTDRDIVVRAIAEKLSPATTTLGAIATRELLMIEQSATVEEAVQAMRERGVRRLLVCDADRKLVGILSLSDIALLPTSSAAA, from the coding sequence ATGGTCAGGCTGGTCGCGGACGCGATGACCCGGCGGGTCGTCTACCTTCCCGAGGACACCCCACTCGACGAGGCCGCTCAGGTGATGAGCGATCAGGGCATCGGCGATGTGGTCGTCACCCAGGGTCCGACCATGGCCGGCATAGTCACCGACCGGGACATCGTGGTCCGGGCGATCGCCGAGAAGCTGTCCCCGGCCACCACGACGTTGGGTGCGATCGCCACCCGTGAGCTGCTGATGATCGAGCAGAGCGCGACCGTCGAGGAGGCGGTCCAGGCCATGCGGGAACGCGGCGTACGCCGTCTCCTGGTCTGCGACGCCGACCGCAAACTGGTCGGCATCCTCAGCCTCAGCGACATAGCCCTGCTGCCGACCTCCTCCGCGGCGGCCTAG
- a CDS encoding DLW-39 family protein produces the protein MLKKLLIIAGVVGVAALVVKKVKASSDERALWHEATTAPDLR, from the coding sequence GTGTTGAAGAAGCTCCTGATCATTGCTGGTGTCGTCGGTGTGGCGGCTCTGGTGGTCAAGAAGGTCAAGGCCTCCAGTGACGAGCGTGCCCTCTGGCACGAGGCGACCACCGCTCCCGACCTGCGATAA
- a CDS encoding zf-HC2 domain-containing protein yields the protein MTTDWHLDPGLIEQYETGALQPSRLMAVEAHLLACADCRARIPVDDTWLADSWSAVYDDIHAPRLGPLQRILTRAGLPEHRLRLLTATPALRWSWLLATGAVLMLAVAAARLGADGSLLAGQAFLVLAPILPVVAVSGAYGPPADPMHEITGTTPAAGPALVLWRAVSVIGVAVLMATAAAILLPGPGWYSVAWLLPALLLCTGTLALATVLSLPVAAGVLGGLWLTGVLVATGAGDDRALASMFGPTAQFAYLLSAALAAAVLIQRRRRFDLGESR from the coding sequence ATGACCACCGACTGGCACCTCGACCCAGGCCTGATCGAGCAGTATGAGACCGGCGCACTCCAGCCCAGCCGGCTCATGGCGGTGGAGGCGCACCTGCTGGCCTGCGCCGATTGTCGAGCCCGGATCCCGGTCGACGACACCTGGCTGGCCGACAGCTGGTCGGCCGTCTACGACGACATCCACGCGCCCCGGCTCGGCCCGCTCCAGCGGATCCTGACCCGGGCCGGGCTCCCCGAGCACCGGCTGCGTCTGCTCACCGCCACACCCGCCCTGCGCTGGTCATGGCTGCTGGCCACGGGAGCCGTGCTGATGCTCGCGGTCGCCGCGGCCCGGCTCGGGGCCGACGGCAGCCTGCTGGCCGGTCAGGCGTTCCTGGTGCTGGCCCCGATCCTCCCGGTGGTCGCGGTCTCCGGGGCCTACGGTCCACCGGCCGACCCGATGCACGAGATCACCGGCACCACCCCGGCCGCCGGCCCGGCCCTGGTGCTGTGGCGTGCCGTCTCGGTGATCGGGGTCGCCGTCCTGATGGCGACCGCCGCGGCGATCCTGCTGCCCGGTCCGGGGTGGTATTCGGTGGCCTGGCTGCTACCCGCCCTGCTGCTCTGCACCGGGACGCTGGCGCTGGCCACCGTCCTGTCGCTGCCGGTCGCCGCTGGTGTCCTCGGTGGGCTCTGGCTCACCGGAGTGCTGGTCGCCACCGGTGCGGGCGACGACCGTGCGCTGGCGTCGATGTTCGGTCCCACCGCCCAGTTCGCCTACCTGCTGTCCGCGGCGCTGGCCGCCGCAGTCCTCATCCAGCGGCGACGCCGCTTCGACCTCGGGGAGAGCCGATGA
- a CDS encoding NUDIX hydrolase, producing MDERRRAAAVIVRDGRVLMVHERSRRSGGGEWWTLPGGGLRPGETAEEALRREVFEETGLVVSDARYVLEMPYPSGMTSVFAVTVADGEPRVGRDDGFGPEQLGVDWLPVPELPIETNGVPVPPLMVVLPTLPGQTEGAESASGSLASTAGAGAGRGAGGDVTARRRSSTK from the coding sequence GTGGATGAACGAAGACGGGCCGCCGCCGTGATCGTCCGAGACGGCCGTGTGCTGATGGTGCACGAGCGCAGCCGGCGATCCGGTGGCGGTGAGTGGTGGACCCTTCCCGGTGGCGGCCTGCGCCCCGGTGAGACGGCCGAGGAGGCGTTGCGGCGCGAGGTCTTCGAGGAGACCGGCCTGGTCGTCAGCGACGCCCGCTACGTGCTCGAGATGCCCTACCCGTCGGGCATGACATCGGTCTTCGCGGTGACGGTGGCGGACGGGGAGCCCCGAGTCGGGCGAGACGACGGTTTCGGGCCGGAGCAACTCGGAGTCGACTGGCTGCCGGTTCCGGAGCTGCCGATCGAAACCAACGGTGTGCCGGTGCCGCCGTTGATGGTGGTGCTGCCGACGCTTCCCGGTCAGACCGAGGGGGCCGAGTCCGCCAGCGGGTCTCTGGCCTCGACGGCCGGCGCGGGAGCCGGGCGTGGTGCCGGCGGCGATGTGACGGCACGACGGCGCTCCAGCACGAAGTAG
- a CDS encoding DsbA family oxidoreductase, whose translation MDIQVWSDVVCPWCYIGKARLEKALAAIGGEVTVTYRAFQLSAEPVPEPLPIKQAMAARFGGPEQVEEMLARVTEMAAAEGLTIDYDRAVAANTFAAHRLIAWAATQDRQADMLDALQRAHFADGVDIGSLPAIAGVAGSIGLDAGDALTHLESEAGTTAVNTDIEEARALGISSVPTFVIDGKYAMPGAHDTETLLSAFEEILRRESANAGL comes from the coding sequence GTGGACATTCAGGTCTGGTCCGACGTCGTCTGCCCGTGGTGCTACATCGGTAAGGCCCGGCTCGAGAAGGCACTCGCGGCCATCGGCGGCGAGGTGACAGTCACCTATCGGGCGTTCCAATTGAGCGCCGAGCCGGTGCCGGAACCACTGCCGATCAAGCAGGCGATGGCCGCGAGGTTCGGCGGGCCGGAGCAGGTCGAGGAGATGCTCGCTCGGGTGACCGAGATGGCCGCGGCCGAGGGCCTGACGATCGACTACGACCGGGCGGTTGCGGCCAATACGTTCGCGGCCCATCGACTGATCGCCTGGGCGGCGACACAGGACCGGCAGGCCGACATGCTCGATGCACTCCAGCGGGCTCACTTCGCCGACGGTGTCGACATCGGCTCCCTGCCCGCGATCGCCGGGGTCGCCGGCTCGATCGGGCTCGATGCCGGCGACGCGCTGACCCACCTCGAATCGGAGGCGGGCACCACCGCGGTCAACACCGACATCGAGGAGGCTCGGGCGCTCGGCATCAGCAGCGTCCCGACCTTCGTGATCGATGGCAAGTACGCGATGCCGGGGGCCCACGACACCGAGACACTGCTGTCGGCCTTCGAGGAGATCCTCCGACGGGAGAGCGCCAACGCCGGTCTATGA
- a CDS encoding DUF6461 domain-containing protein produces MKRRSVLLLLPLTAAAGCGSPGAADPRPSGSEALDYSWPDHHPGLTSGFCFTIVKGLQPHELIERVGGKELQRVEWPRVLGPGDGEVGVRSRFFIGIIGVGKWTVVVEDNGSLGVTPKIVQPLSAKGGLVVGYRGGGGSPGHLMIGRDGDLALDLDTSAPDRATGTKVADYRKDLLAAGLSGRSGPADPTVAALTFIAKRTGIKLVEPWLQTRSYLLVSVPQV; encoded by the coding sequence GTGAAACGCCGCTCGGTCCTGCTTCTTCTGCCCCTCACGGCCGCCGCCGGATGTGGCTCACCCGGCGCCGCCGATCCGCGCCCGTCCGGCTCGGAGGCGCTCGACTACAGCTGGCCTGATCATCACCCGGGTCTCACCAGCGGGTTCTGCTTCACCATCGTGAAGGGGCTTCAGCCGCACGAGCTCATCGAGCGAGTGGGTGGCAAGGAACTGCAGCGGGTGGAATGGCCGCGGGTCCTCGGTCCCGGCGACGGTGAGGTGGGCGTGCGGAGCCGGTTCTTCATCGGCATCATCGGCGTGGGCAAGTGGACCGTCGTCGTCGAGGACAACGGTTCCCTCGGTGTCACGCCGAAGATCGTTCAGCCGTTGTCCGCGAAAGGTGGCCTGGTGGTCGGGTACCGGGGAGGTGGCGGCAGCCCAGGGCATCTCATGATCGGCCGTGACGGAGATCTCGCCCTCGATCTCGACACCTCGGCGCCGGACCGAGCCACCGGCACCAAGGTGGCCGATTACCGGAAAGATCTCCTGGCAGCGGGCCTGTCCGGGCGATCCGGGCCGGCCGACCCGACTGTGGCGGCGCTCACCTTCATCGCCAAGCGGACCGGAATCAAGCTGGTCGAGCCGTGGCTGCAGACCCGGTCGTATCTGCTGGTCAGCGTTCCGCAGGTATAG
- a CDS encoding YbaK/EbsC family protein, which translates to MGSLQTEPAQSRPDLLAPPVAKALAVWPPEGPIDADQVLVAPIDPGLADTAAFCEAYGVGLAESANCVIVSGGRGGVTKYAACIILANTRADVNGVVRRHLDVRKASFAPMEEAVSLTGMEYGGITPIGLPADWPIMVDARVVATPHVIIGSGVRHSKIVIAGPALGALPGAEVIDGLARLVAGPM; encoded by the coding sequence ATGGGAAGCCTCCAGACTGAACCCGCCCAGTCCCGCCCGGATCTGCTCGCCCCTCCGGTCGCCAAGGCCCTTGCCGTCTGGCCGCCCGAAGGACCGATCGACGCCGATCAGGTGCTGGTGGCGCCGATCGATCCCGGTCTGGCGGACACGGCGGCTTTCTGCGAGGCGTACGGCGTGGGGCTCGCCGAGTCCGCCAACTGCGTGATCGTGTCCGGTGGTCGGGGCGGTGTCACCAAGTACGCGGCCTGCATCATCCTGGCCAATACACGGGCCGACGTGAACGGTGTGGTCCGCCGGCACCTCGACGTGCGCAAGGCCAGCTTCGCGCCGATGGAGGAGGCGGTGTCGCTGACCGGGATGGAGTATGGCGGCATCACCCCGATCGGGCTTCCCGCCGACTGGCCGATCATGGTCGATGCCCGCGTCGTGGCCACTCCACACGTGATCATCGGCTCCGGGGTCCGGCACAGCAAGATCGTGATCGCCGGGCCGGCGCTCGGTGCTCTCCCGGGTGCCGAGGTCATCGACGGCCTTGCCCGCCTGGTAGCCGGACCCATGTGA
- a CDS encoding proline--tRNA ligase codes for MLLRMSTLLLKTLREEPADAEVPSHRLLVRAGFVRRAAPGGYTWLPLGKLVLDRIVAVVQEEMFAAGGQEISFPALLPREPYETSGRWTEYGDDIFTLKDRRGADHLLAPTHEEMVTLLVQDMTGSYRDFPLILFQIQTKFRDEARPRGGLLRGREFLMKDAYSFDLTDAGLAAAYDRMRAAYQRIFTRLGLDHTIVSAMSGAMGGSASEEFLASAEVGEDTYVGCTACDYAANTEAVTTPAPPAREVTAPSLAVHDTPETPTIASLVDLANERALAGRTDWTAADTLKNVVVTVQHPGREPELLAIGLPGDREVDLKRLNAALAPATAVLFDGFDSRPDLVKGYIGPQDIKIRYLADPRVAPGTAWLTGANEPGKHATDVVCGRDFTPDGTVEAAEVRPGDPCPVCGDGSLTMRRGIEIGHIFQLGRRYTDAFKVDVLGADGKPSRPTMGCYGIGLSRAVAAIAEQHHDERGLTWPAGIAPADVHIVAAGKDGQVEAALTLGGTLSRAGLRVLVDDRPNVSAGVKFTDAELIGISRCVVVGRRLSEGYVEVRDRRTQDRKEVPLVDVAGVITAELG; via the coding sequence ATGTTGCTTCGGATGTCCACCTTGCTGCTCAAGACCCTGCGCGAGGAGCCGGCGGACGCGGAGGTGCCGAGTCACCGCCTCCTCGTGCGCGCCGGGTTCGTCCGCCGCGCCGCTCCGGGTGGCTACACCTGGCTGCCGCTCGGCAAGCTGGTCCTCGACCGGATCGTGGCGGTCGTCCAGGAGGAGATGTTCGCGGCCGGCGGGCAGGAGATCTCGTTTCCCGCGCTGCTGCCGCGCGAGCCCTACGAGACGAGCGGCCGCTGGACCGAGTACGGCGACGACATCTTCACGCTCAAGGACCGGCGGGGCGCCGATCATCTTCTGGCACCGACCCACGAGGAGATGGTCACCCTGCTCGTGCAGGACATGACCGGGTCCTATCGGGACTTTCCGCTGATCCTCTTCCAGATCCAGACCAAGTTCCGCGACGAGGCCCGGCCCCGGGGCGGGCTGCTGCGCGGCCGCGAGTTTCTCATGAAGGACGCCTACTCCTTCGACCTCACCGATGCCGGGCTGGCTGCGGCCTATGACCGGATGCGGGCCGCCTACCAGCGGATCTTCACCCGACTCGGCCTGGACCACACGATCGTCTCGGCCATGTCGGGCGCGATGGGCGGTTCGGCGTCCGAGGAGTTCCTGGCCTCGGCCGAGGTCGGCGAGGACACCTACGTCGGCTGCACGGCCTGTGACTACGCCGCCAACACCGAGGCTGTGACCACTCCGGCCCCGCCCGCCCGCGAGGTGACCGCGCCCTCCCTGGCGGTGCACGACACTCCCGAGACGCCGACCATCGCCTCGCTCGTCGACCTCGCCAACGAGCGGGCGCTCGCCGGCCGTACCGACTGGACAGCCGCGGACACCCTGAAGAACGTGGTGGTGACCGTGCAGCATCCCGGCCGTGAGCCGGAATTGCTGGCGATCGGCCTGCCCGGCGACCGCGAGGTCGACCTGAAGCGGCTCAACGCCGCTCTCGCGCCGGCCACCGCGGTCCTCTTCGACGGCTTCGACTCCCGGCCCGACCTGGTCAAGGGCTACATCGGACCGCAGGACATCAAGATCCGATACCTGGCGGATCCCCGCGTCGCCCCCGGCACGGCGTGGCTGACCGGCGCCAACGAACCGGGCAAACACGCCACCGACGTGGTCTGCGGCCGCGATTTCACCCCCGACGGCACCGTCGAGGCGGCCGAGGTCCGGCCCGGCGACCCCTGCCCGGTCTGCGGCGACGGCAGCCTCACCATGCGGCGCGGCATCGAGATCGGGCACATCTTCCAGCTCGGCCGGCGCTACACCGATGCGTTCAAGGTCGACGTGCTCGGCGCCGACGGCAAACCGTCCCGGCCGACCATGGGCTGCTATGGCATCGGCCTGTCCCGGGCGGTCGCGGCGATCGCCGAGCAACACCACGACGAGCGCGGCCTGACCTGGCCGGCCGGAATCGCCCCGGCCGACGTACACATCGTCGCGGCGGGCAAGGACGGCCAGGTCGAGGCGGCCCTCACCCTCGGCGGCACGCTTTCGCGTGCCGGCCTGCGGGTTCTCGTCGACGACCGGCCGAACGTCTCGGCCGGGGTCAAATTCACCGACGCCGAGCTCATCGGCATCTCCAGGTGCGTCGTGGTCGGCCGCCGTCTTTCCGAGGGGTACGTGGAAGTACGCGACCGCCGCACGCAGGATCGAAAGGAAGTTCCCCTTGTGGACGTGGCGGGTGTGATCACGGCGGAGCTCGGGTAG